A window of Puntigrus tetrazona isolate hp1 chromosome 11, ASM1883169v1, whole genome shotgun sequence contains these coding sequences:
- the slc2a10 gene encoding solute carrier family 2, facilitated glucose transporter member 10 produces the protein MSQRLYGVLKMGGSVLVLTIIVSTLGGLVFGYELGIISGALPQLQAQFSLGCVQQEAVVSALLIGSLSASVIGGWLIDRHGRRISILLSNLLILGGTVVLTTSVSFLALVVGRGIIGFAMSISSMSCCIFVSEMVAPERRGLMVTLYEVGITVGILSAYAVNYVLSGVQAGWRYMFGLAMIPSLMQLVSIGFLPQTTGTSENLVTEDDSQQSDRLAGEMSNPEPTEQVKYSVFDLFKTKDNMRRRTVIGLGLVLGQQFTGQPNVLFYASTILFSVGFQSNASAILASVGLGVVKVVATLLAMACSDKVGRRSLLIGGCSVLAIGLILTGVLCRQSVIDTAKQCTSLEPHSNLTSPAENQENVGINLVNRSTPSAGGERHDAYEDSNIKWIIFICMMTVVSAFSVSFGPMTWLVLSEIFPKEVRGRAYSFINCFNVGANLIVTFSFLSITDVIGLSGIFFVYGVIGMAAVVFIYFVLPETKGKSLHKIDRELSQTRFIIGEEFCNIFQRRHFSPGYQRVHLTSTTT, from the exons ATGAGCCAGCGTCTGTACGGTGTGTTAAAAATGG GTGGCTCTGTCCTGGTGCTCACTATCATTGTGTCCACTCTCGGTGGCCTAGTGTTCGGCTATGAGCTTGGAATAATATCCGGCGCTCTTCCGCAGCTTCAAGCTCAGTTCTCCCTGGGTTGCGTCCAGCAGGAAGCCGTGGTTAGCGCTCTTCTGATCGGATCATTGTCAGCATCTGTGATCGGTGGCTGGCTGATTGATCGTCACGGGAGGAGGATATCCATTTTACTGAGTAATCTCCTCATCCTTGGAGGCACCGTTGTCTTAACCACAAGCGTCTCTTTTTTGGCGCTGGTGGTTGGTAGAGGCATCATTGGTTTTGCAATGAGCATTTCTTCCATGAGCTGCTGCATCTTTGTCTCCGAGATGGTCGCTCCTGAACGCAGAGGGTTGATGGTTACCCTGTACGAAGTTGGAATTACAGTCGGGATCTTGTCGGCCTATGCGGTCAACTACGTTTTATCTGGTGTCCAAGCAGGATGGAGGTACATGTTTGGACTTGCCATGATACCATCACTCATGCAGTTGGTGTCCATTGGGTTTTTACCTCAGACGACCGGTACCTCTGAAAACCTTGTAACGGAGGACGATAGCCAGCAGTCTGATAGATTAGCAGGGGAAATGTCGAATCCGGAGCCAACAGAACAAGTTAAATACAGTGTCTTTGACCTTTTTAAAACCAAAGACAACATGCGCAGAAGAACCGTCATCGGTCTCGGGCTGGTGCTCGGTCAACAGTTCACAGGTCAGCCGAATGTCCTCTTCTACGCTTCCACCATCCTTTTCTCCGTGGGGTTTCAGAGCAACGCATCTGCGATTCTCGCATCGGTGGGTCTGGGTGTAGTCAAAGTCGTCGCTACTCTGTTGGCAATGGCATGTTCGGACAAGGTTGGTCGAAGATCTCTTCTGATCGGGGGATGCTCTGTGCTGGCTATAGGATTGATATTAACCGGTGTCTTGTGCAGACAGTCAGTGATTGATACAGCGAAACAGTGCACTTCATTAGAACCGCATTCAAATTTGACCTCACCGGCTGAAAATCAAGAAAACGTGGGCATAAACTTGGTCAATCGCAGCACGCCATCTGCTGGAGGTGAAAGACATGATGCTTACGAAGATTCAAATATCAAGTGGATTATTTTTATCTGCATGATGACAGTTGTGAGTGCCTTCTCAGTCAGCTTTGGACCAA TGACGTGGCTTGTGCTAAGTGAGATATTTCCAAAGGAAGTCAGGGGAAGAGCCTATTCGTTCATCAACTGCTTCAACGTGGGGGCCAACCTCATAGTTACCTTTTCTTTCTTGAGTATAACAG aTGTGATAGGTCTTTCTGGAATATTCTTTGTGTATGGAGTCATCGGAATGGCAGCAGTTGTGTTCATCTACTTTGTACTGCCAGAAACCAAAGGGAAATCTCTACATAAAATCGACAGAGAACTCTCTCAGACACG atttaTTATCGGAGAGGAATTCTGCAATATTTTCCAAAGAAGACATTTCTCCCCTGGGTATCAGAGAGTTCACTTAACAAGCACAACGACATGA
- the tp53rk gene encoding EKC/KEOPS complex subunit TP53RK produces the protein MAHSDSVKASVPAFLKEAQLIKQGAEARVYRSTFLGRSVVIKERFPKLYRHPEVDEKLTRRRTTQEVRSILRCRRAGINAPVVYFVDYTTHCIFLEDILHSVSVRDHIVSARASGTDPKRLQTLADEIGSILAQMHDEDVIHGDLTTSNMLLVSGAEDPNVKLVLIDFGLSYISALPEDKGVDLYVLEKAFLSTHPKTETLFERLLKSYSASSKKSSAVIKKLDEVRLRGRKRSMVG, from the exons ATGGCCCACTCAGACTCGGTAAAAGCGAGTGTCCCGGCGTTTTTAAAGGAGGCGCAGTTGATTAAACAGGGCGCGGAAGCTCGCGTCTACCGGAGCACGTTTTTGGGTCGGTCGGTGGTTATTAAAGAGAGGTTCCCAAAATTGTATCGCCACCCTGAAGTCGATGAGAAACTGACGCGCCGCAGAACCACACAGGAAGTGCGATCCATACTGCGCTGCAGGAGAGCAG GTATCAACGCGcctgttgtttattttgttgactACACCACTCACTGCATTTTCTTGGAGGACATCCTTCACTCGGTGTCAGTAAGAGATCACATCGTATCAGCCCGAGCGTCCGGAACCGACCCGAAGCGTCTCCAGACTCTAGCAGACGAGATCGGAAGTATCCTGGCTCAGATGCACGACGAAGACGTCATCCACGGGGATCTCACCACCTCCAACATGCTGCTGGTCAGTGGAGCCGAAGACCCGAACGTCAAGCTGGTTCTCATCGACTTTGGGTTGAGTTATATTTCTGCTCTCCCGGAAGATAAAGGGGTCGACCTGTACGTGTTGGAGAAAGCTTTTCTCAGCACTCATCCCAAAACAGAGACTTTGTTTGAGAGGCTTCTGAAAAGTTACTCCGCCTCGTCCAAAAAGTCCTCTGCGGTCATCAAGAAGCTGGATGAAGTTCGGTTGAGAGGACGGAAGAGGTCTATGGTCGGATAA